The genomic window GGCGGGCTCGTCCAGTTCGGCGACCGCCCGCACCGCGTCGTCCACCAGGGCGACCACGTGCGGGAAGGCGTCGCGGAAGAAGCCCGAGATGCGGACCGTGACGTCGATACGCGGCCGGCCCAGCTCGGCCGCGGGGACGATCTCGAAGCCGGTGACGCGGCGGGAGGCGTCGTCCCACACCGGGCGGCAGCCCAGCAGCGCCAGGATCTCGGCGATGTCGTCGCCCTGGGTGCGCATGCAGGAGGTGCCCCACACCGTCAGTCCCACCGACGCCGGGTAGCCGCCGTTGTCCGCGAGGTGCCTGGCGAGCAGCGAGTCGGCGAGGGCGGTGCCGACGTCCCAGGACAGCCGGGACGGGATGGCCTTGGGGTCGACGGAGTAGAAGTTCCGCCCGGTCGGCAGCACGTTGACCAGCCCCCGGGTGGGTGACCCGGAGGGCCCGGCCGGGACGTAACCGCCGCGCAGCGCCCGCAGGATGTGGTCGATCTCGTCGGTGGTGCGGGCCAGCCGGGGTACGACCTCCGTCGCGGCGAAGTCCAGCACTCGCACGGCCGCCGGGACCTCGGCCCCGCCCAGCACCTCGCGTACCGCCTCGGCGGCGGCCCCGGCGCCCCAGCCGCGCTGCTCCATGGTCTCAGCGAGCCGCCTGGCCAGCTGCTCCAGCAGGTCCACGGCGTCCGAGGCGGTACGCGCCGGGCCCGCCGCGAGGGCGGTCAGTGCGGGCGGTACGGCCGCGGGCGCGCCGGGCTCGGCCAGCAACTCCTTCTCGACCAGGCCGAAATGCGCGGCCAGCGCCGCCCGCAGCCCCGGCAGCGCGTCTCCGGCGCCGCCCCAGATCTGCGCCGAACGCAGCACTGCCAGCACCAGGTTGACGCGTGCCTCGTTGACCGGGCCGCCGCCCAGGATGTGCAGGCCGTCGCGGATCTGGACGTCCTTGATCTCGCAGAGCCAGCCGTCGACGTGCAGCACGAAGTCGTTGAAGTCGCCGTCACCGGGCTGCTCCTCGACGTGCAGGTCGTGGTGCAGCTCGGCGGCCCGGACGAGTTCCCAGATCTGGCTGCGGATCGCCGGGGCCTTCGCCGGGTCGAGGTCGTTGACCAGGGCGTACTCGTCAAGGAGCTGTTCGAGCTTGGCCAGGTCGCCGTAGGTCTCGGCGCGGGCCATCGGCGGCACCAGGTGGTCCACGACGGTCGCGTGGCCGCGCCGCTTGGCCTGGGTGCCCTCGCCCGGGTCGTTGACGATGAAGGGGTAGACCAGCGGCAGTTCGCCGAGCACCGCGTCGGGCGCGCAGCCCGCCGACAGCCCGAGGCCCTTGCCCGGCAGCCACTCCATCGTGCCGTGCTTGCCCAGGTGCACGATGGCGTCCGCGCCGAAGGTGTGCTCCAGCCAGCGGTAGGTGGCCAGGTAGTGGTGCGAGGGCGGCATGTCGGGGTCGTGGTAGATGGCGATCGGGTTCTCGCCGAAGCCTCGGGGCGGCTGGATGAGCACGACGACGTTCCCGAACTGCAGTGACGCCAGCACGATGTCGTCGCCGTCCACGTAGAGCGAGCCCGGCGGCTCGCCCCAGTGCCGCAGCATCCCGGCCCGCAGATCCTCGTCCAGGGTGGCGAACCACCGCTGGTAGTCGGCGAGCGGCACCCGGGCGGGGGCGGCGGCCAGCTGCTCCTCGGTCAGCCACTCCACGTCGTGCCCGCCGGCCGCGATCAGCCGGTGAATCAACTCGTCGCCTCCAGCGGGGTGTTCGCCGGTCACATAACCCGCGTCCCGCAGCGCTTCGAGCAGCCGGACCGCCGAGGCGGGGGTGTCGAGGCCGACCGCGTTGCCGACCCGGGCGTGCTTGGTCGGGTAGGCGGTGAAGACCAGCGCGAGCCGCTTGTCGGCGTTCGGCTTGTGCCGCAGTGCCGCGTGCCGGACGGCGATGCCCGCGACACGGGCGGCCCGCTCCGGGTCGGCGACGTAGACCGGCACGTCGCCCTCGCCGGCCTCCTTGAACGAGAACGGCACGGTGATCAGCCGGCCGTCGAACTCCGGGATCGCCACCTGCATCGCCGCGTCCATCGGCGACAGCGCCGCGTCCGACTCCAGCCACGCCTTGCGGGACGAGGTCAGGCACAGGCCTTGCAGGACCGGCACGTCGAGCTCGGCGAGCGCCCCGACGTCCCACGCCTCGTCCGCGCCACCCGCCGAAGCCTCGGCCGGCACCGTCCCGCCGGACGCCAGCACCGTCGCCACGATGGCATCGGCCCGCCCCAACAGGTCATACAGCCCCGGCCCACCGTCCGGCCCCTCCAGCTGGCGGGTGCCGTTCGCTCGTTCCTCGCTCAGGGCCCCCACCATCCGCTGCATCTCGGCTGCGCCGCGCCCCTCTGTTGTGCGCGCTTCGCCTCGACTCCGCTCCTGGCGGGTGCCGTTCGCTCGTTCCTCGCTCAGGGCCCCCACCATCCGCTGCATCTCGGCTGCGCCGCGCAGCGAACCGCAGTAAATGGGCAGCGCGTTCGCGCCGCGCTCCTCGATCGCCGCGCACAGGGTGTCCACGAAGCCGGTGTTGCCGGACAGTTCGTGGGCCCGGTAGAAGAGCACCGCGACCGTGGGGCGGTCCGGCTCGTGGCCGAAGGCGCCGTGCACACCGAACTGCGGCATCGCGCGCGGCGCTTCGAAGCCCTCGCCGCTCATCAGCACCGTGTCGGACAGGAAGCGGGCCAGCTCGGCCAGATTCTCCGGGCCGCCCTCCACCAGGTAGCGCAGCGCCTCGGCGACCACGCCCGCCGGGACGGTGGACAGCCCCATCAGCTCGGCGTCCGGGACGCTCTCGCCGCCCAGCAGCACCGAAGGCACCCCCGAGGCGGCGATCGCCGCCAGGCCCTCCTCCCACACCCGGCGACCGCCGAGCAGCCGGACCACGGCCAGGTCGGCGCCGTCGAGCAGCCCGGGCAGCTCGACCGCGGGATCGACCCGGGAGGGGTTGGCGATGCGGTAAGAGGCGGTGCCCGGGTGCGCGTCCATCGCGGCGCGCGCGGCGAGCAGGTCGGTGTCGGCGGTGGACAGCAGCAGAACGGTGGTCATGGTGCCCCCGGTGGGACGAAGGGGAGTCCGGCGGGCGCGCCGTCCTCGATGAGCCGCAGCAACGCGGCGGTGTCCAGGTGCTCTTCGACCAGGTCGCCGAGCCGGTCGAGCTGCGCCTCGCGCAGCGCGCCGAAGTCGGTGTCCGGCGACGGGACGAAGCGGCGGCCCGCCGCGGCGGCGACCCGGCGCAGGAAGGCCCGGCGGAAGCCGTCGCTCTCCAGCGAGCCGTGCCAGTGGGTGCCCCACACCGCGCCGACCCGGCAGCCGTCGAGGAAGTCCTCGTCGCCGCCCAGGACCTCGGCGACGCCGTGGTGGATCTCGTAGCCCTCGACCGTCTCGCCGTAGGCCCGACCGGTGGGCCGGGCAAGGGTCTTGGCGGCGGCGAAGCGGATACGGGCGGGCAGCAGGCCGAGGCCGGGGACCGTACCGGCCCTGGACTCGACGTCGTCCTCGATGTGCTCGGCCAGGATCTGGAAGCCGCCGCAGATGCCGAGCACCGGGCGGCCCTCGGCGGCCCGGCGCCGCACCGCGTCCGCCAGGCCGCGGGCCCGCAGCCACTCCAGCGCCTTGACGGTGCCGCGGGTGCCGGGGAGCACCACCAGGTCGGCGTCGGCGACGTCCTCGGGGCGGTCGGTGAAGCGCACGGCGACGCCCGGTTCCGCGGCCAGCGCGTCCAGGTCCGTGAAGTTCGACATCAGCGGCAGCGCGACGACGGCGACCCGGAGCACGTCCTCGCCGTACGGCCGCCCCGCGTCGGACTCCCTGACCCGCAGCCCGTCCTCCTCGTCGATGCCGAGGCCGCGGGCGTACGGCAGCACGCCCAGGGTCGGGCGTCCGGTGAGCTCGCGCAGCATGTCGAGGCCGGGTTCCAGCAGGGTCACGTCGCCGCGGAACTTGTTCACCACGTAGCCGGCGATCAGCGCCTGGTCCTCGGGGGCGAGCAGGGCGGTGGTGCCGAAGAACGAGGCGAAGACGCCGCCGCGGTCGATGTCACCGACGACGAGGGCCGGGATCCCGGCGCGGCGCGCCAGGCCCATGTTGACGATGTCGGTGCGGCGCAGGTTGATCTCGGCCGGGCTCCCGGCGCCCTCGCAGATCACCGCGTCGTACGAACGCCCCAGCTCGGCCAGGCAGTCCGCGACCACGTCGAGCAACTCGCCCTGCCGGCCGCCGTGGTAGCCGCGGGCCGACATCTCGCCGACCGCCCTGCCCAGCAGGACGACCTGGCTGCTGCGGTCGCTGCCCGGCTTGAGCAGCACCGGATTCATCAGCGCGGTCGGTTCGACCCGGGCGGCCTGCGCCTGCATGGCCTGTGCCCGGCCGATCTCGGCGCCGTCGCGGGTGACGAAGGAGTTGAGCGACATGTTCTGCCCCTTGAAGGGGGCGACCCGCATCCCCCGGCGTACCAGGAAGCGGCACACTCCGGCGGTGACGACGCTCTTCCCGGCGTCGGACGCCGTCCCCGCGATCATCAGCCCGTGCACGGGGCCACCCCCTCGCCGCGAAGCGCCGGAAGCGCCGGAAGCGCCGGACGCACCGAAAGCGCCGGACCCGCCGGATCCGGCACCACCGGGCCGCCGGCCGCCGGGCGGAGGCGGGGGAGCAGGAGCGCGGCGGACACGGTCAGCGCCAGCGACAGGGCGGACACGCGCCGGGAGAGGGCGATGGCGCGGGGGATGTCGGCGGGGGTGGGGGAGGGGTAGCCGGCGCCGAGGACGGGGCGGTGCTCGGTACGGCCGGCGTAGGACAGCGTCCCGCCCAGCCGCAGCCGCAGGGCGCCGGCGAAGGCCGCCTCCACGGGGCCCGCGTTCGGGCTCGGATGGGCGGCGGCGTCCCGGCGCCAGGTGCGCAGGGCGTCCATCGGGTGCGGGGAGGCCAGCGCCGCCAGCGCCGCGGTGAGCCGGGCGCCCGGCCAGCCGGCCGCGTCGTCGAGCCGGGCCGCGGCCCACCCGAAGCGCAGATGGCGCGGCGAACGGTGCCCGACCATGGCGTCCAGCGTGTTGACCGCGCGGAAGCCCGCGAGTCCGGGCAGCCCGCCGACCGCGCCCCAGACCAGGGCGCCGACCACCGCGTCCGAGGTGTTCTCGGCGACCGACTCCACCACGGCCCTGGCGATCTGGTCCGCGTCCAGGTGCTGCGGGTCGCGCCCGCACAGGTGCGGCAGCCGCGCCCTGGCCGCCTCGACGTCCCCGGCGTCCAGCGCCGCCGCGACCGCCCGCGCCTCCCGGGCCAGCGACGTACCGCCGAGCACCGACCAGGTGCAGGCCGCGGTCAGCCCGGCCGACAGCGCGGCGTTCGGCCGCACCGCCCGCCCGGCGAGGGCGACGGCACCCGCCACGGCGCCGGCGCACAGCGCCGCGTAGACGGCGCCGCTGAGCCGGTCGTCCCGCCACATCCGGCGCTCGACCGCCCCCGCCGCGCGCCCGAACGCCGCGACCGGATGGCCGCGGCGCGGGTCACCCGCGACGAGATCGCCGAGAAAGCCGAGCGCGGCGCCGTACGCGTATACGCGATCGGCACGCATCAGCTCAGGCCGCCGTCACACCCCGGGAGGACGGGGTGCGCCGGCACGGACTGCCGGGACGCGGATCAGGAGGAAAGGGAAGGGTGCCGGGCATGGCAGAAGTCCTCACTCAGGGTCCGCGCCCTGGTTCGACGTGACCGGCGGTGAGAGTCTCCTGGCTCCCGGATCAACGCGCTCCCGGTCTTCCAACCGGCGAGCCGGCCGTGACGTACGGGTTGGGAGCGCACTCCCCGGTGACAGTGGCGGGACCGCGCCGGATTCGCACCGGACTTCCTCTCCTGCCGCCGTATGGCCCCCGCAGTCCACCACGTGCGCGTGACCCCGTCAACCAGCCCTTGACCTGCGGCGACGGAGTGTGGTGAGGTCCACACCCCGGCGCCGCCGGCGGGCACTACTTGGCGACGATCAGCCAGATGCCCCAGGCGACCGCGGCGGCGCAGGCGGCGAAGCAGGCGTAGGCACCGCCGCGGGCGACGGCCGCGCCGGGCCTGGACAGGCCGACCACGCCGAGGGTGAAGACCCCGACCAGGCCGACGGTGGACAGCAGCGTGACGGCCAGGACCGTGCCGAGGGCGTGCCAGTCGATGCTCATACGGGGCTCCTTCAGGCGGTCGCGGTGGTCGGGGCGGCGGGTCCGGCCGGCGTGGCCGGCAGCGGTCCGGCCGGCGGCGGGATCACCGCGGCGATGGCGGCGGTCACCGCGCCCTGCGGCTCGGCTGCGGGCTCGTCGTTGACGTTGGCGTGGGTGACCGGCTTGCGGCGGGCCGCGGTCCGGATCGAGGCGCAGATCGCCAGACCCGCGACGGCGACCGTGGCCACACCCCAGGTGCCCTGGTCGGTCAGCAGCGCGGCGCCGGCCGCGACCAGGCCCGCTGCGGGCAGCGTCAGCGCCCACGCGGCGACCATCCGCCCCGCGGTGCTCCAGCGCACCACAGCGCCGGTGCGGCCGAGCCCGGCGCCCATCACCGAGCCCGAGCAGACCTGGGTGGTGGACAGCGCGAAGCCCAGGTGGGAGGAGGCGAGTATGGTCGCGGCCGCACCGGTCTGCGCCGCGAAGCCCTGCTGCGGCTGGATGTCGGTGATGCCCTTGCCCATGGTGCGGATGATCCGCCAGCCGCCGATGTACGTGCCCAGCGCGATCGCCGCGCCCGCTGAGACGATGACCCACAGCGGCGGGTCGGAGTGCGGGGCGACGACGCCGCCGGTGATCAGCGCCAGGGTGATGACGCCCATGGTCTTCTGCGCGTCGTTGGTGCCGTGGGCCAGCGAGACCAGGCTCGCGGAGGCTATCTGCCCGGCGCGGTAGCCCTTGGCGGTGCTCCGCGGATCGGCGTCCCGGCCGACGCGGTAGCTCAGCCGGGTGGCCAGCGTGGCGGCGAGGCCCGCCACGATCGGCGCGGCGAGCGCCGGGATGAGGACCTTCATCACGACCGCCTCGCCGTGCACCCCGTGCCGCCCGACGGCGACCAGCGTGGCGCCGATCAGGCCGCCGAACAGCGCGTGCGAGGAGCTGGACGGCAGGCCGGCCAGCCAGGTCAGCATGTTCCAGACGATCGCGCCGACCAGCGCCGCGAAGATCATCGCGGGTTTGATCCCGGCGGACTCGTCGATGATGCCGCCGGAGATGGTCTTGGCGACCTCGACGGACAGGAAGGCGCCGACGAGGTTGAGTACGGCGGACATGGCCACCGCCGTCTTGGGTTTGAGTGCACCGGTGGAGATGGTGGTGGCCATCGCGTTGGCGGTGTCGTGGAAGCCGTTCGTGAAGTCGAACACGAGTGCGGTGGCGATGACGATTCCGATCAGGAGCGTCATGTGTTCCATGGACCCAGGCAATCGTTCGATCGGACAGTGGCGAGGCGACCGTACGGATCATTGGTGAACGGAAGGTGAACTGGCGGCGGACTCGCGGTGCCGAGATGACGCGGAGGTGAACGGACTGGTAACGCTACTCCACGGCTGGCCTGTTCAGTGCCGCCCGGAGATCCGGTCGGCATACCGCGCCACCGGGTCGGTCGCGGCGCTGCGCCCGGTCAGCTCCCGCCGGTCCGCACCCCGGTAGGCCGCGTACATCCCGCGCACCCCCGCCCACCGCAGCGGCTCCGGCTCCCAGCGCCGCACCCGGTGGCCCACCCACGGCAGCGCCGTCAGCTCGGTGCCGTGCCCCTGGCCCGAGTCCTGCCGCACCAGGTCCCGCAGCGTGCGGGCGGCCAGATTCGACGTCGCCACCCCGCTGCCGACGTAGCCGCCCGCCCAGCCCAGGCCCGTCGTCCGGTCCAGCTGCACGCTGGCGCACCAGTCCCGCGGCACGCCGAGCACCCCCGACCAGGCGTGGTCGATCGCGACCCCGGCCGTCGCGGGGAAGAGCCGCACCAGCACCTCGCGCAGCGCCGCCACCGTACGGTCGGAGGTCCGCCCGTCGTTGTCGGTGCGCGAGCCGAAGCGGTACGGCACCCCGCGCCCGCCCAGCGCGATCCGGCCGTCCGCGGTGCGCTGCGCGTACATGTACGCGTGCGCCATGTCGCCCAGCGTCTCGCCGCCCTCCCAGCCGATCGTCGCCCACAGCTCGGGCGGCAGCGGCTCGGTCACGATCATCGAGGAGTTCATCGGCAGCCAGGTGCGGCGCTGCCCCTTGACCGACGCGGTGAACCCCTCGGTGCAGCGCAGCACATAGGGCGCGCGGACCGTGCCGTACGGGGTGACCGCGTGCTTGGGACGGATCTCGGTCACCGCGGTCGACTCGTGGATGGTCACCCCGAGTCGCTCCACCGCCGCGGCCAGCCCCTGCAGCAGCTTCACCGGCTGCACCCGGGCGCCGTGCGGGGTCCAGCTCGCGCCGACCGTGCCCGCCGCCCTGATCCGGCGCGCCGACTCCGCCGCGCCCAGCAGCACCCGGTCCTTCTCGCCGAAGGCCGTCTCCCGCTCGTGGTACGCCCGCAGCCGCGCCAACTGCGCCGGCGAGTAGGCCACTTCCAGCACGCCGCCCTGCTGGATGTCCGCCTCGACGCCCTCGACGGCGGCGACCCGCACCACCTCGTCCACGGTGGCGTTCATCGCCTGCTGGAGCGCGACCGCCGCGTCGTGGCCGTGCAGTCTGGCGTAGCGGTCGCGGCCGGCGATGCCGTTGTAGAGCCAGCCGCCGTTGCGGCCGGAGGCGCCGTAACCGCAGAATCTCGCCTCCAGCACGGTGATCCGCAGGAAGGGCACGGCCTGCTTGAGGTAGTACGCCGTCCACAGCCCCGTGTAGCCGCCGCCGACGATGACGACGTCGGCCTCCCGGTCGCCGGGCAGCGGCTCGCGGGGCATCGGTATGCCGGTGCCCGCGTACCAGAACGAGATACCGCCGTTGACGGTGGCCATAATGCACCTGCAATCGCTGTGGACCCCTGTGATGTGCGGGGACGCTACTGCCCTCCCGGCGGCCACGGCAACGCCTGGCCCGCACCCGACCCGCGAAGGACGCCGCCGTGCGAGACGAAGTCGAGAAAGCCTGGTCGGACGTGGTCGGCACGGCACGCCGTACGGTCACAGAAGGGCTCGTCGTCGGCACGTCGGGCAACGTGTCCGCGCGGGCCGGCGAACTGGTCGTCGTCACGCCCACCGGCGTGCCCTACGACCGGCTGCGCCCGCAGGACGCGGTCGCCGTCGACCTCGAAGGGCGGCAGGTCCGCGGCGAGCTGCGGCCCACCAGCGAACTGCCCCTCCACCTCGCCGTCTACCGCGGCACCGAGGCCCGCGCGATCGTCCACACGCACGCGCCGCACGCCACCGCGGTGTCCACGCTGGTGGACCGGCTGCCGCCGATCCACTACATGACCGCCGCCCTCGGCGGTCCGGTCCGCGTCGCCCCCTACGCGCTCT from Streptomyces sp. NBC_01198 includes these protein-coding regions:
- a CDS encoding class II aldolase/adducin family protein — translated: MRDEVEKAWSDVVGTARRTVTEGLVVGTSGNVSARAGELVVVTPTGVPYDRLRPQDAVAVDLEGRQVRGELRPTSELPLHLAVYRGTEARAIVHTHAPHATAVSTLVDRLPPIHYMTAALGGPVRVAPYALYGSPELAAAALDALRDRTACLLANHGTLSHGSTLASAYERTAQLEWMCRVWLLATSAGTPRLLTPTDLASAADRLAGYGQPPA
- the cobN gene encoding cobaltochelatase subunit CobN; translated protein: MTTVLLLSTADTDLLAARAAMDAHPGTASYRIANPSRVDPAVELPGLLDGADLAVVRLLGGRRVWEEGLAAIAASGVPSVLLGGESVPDAELMGLSTVPAGVVAEALRYLVEGGPENLAELARFLSDTVLMSGEGFEAPRAMPQFGVHGAFGHEPDRPTVAVLFYRAHELSGNTGFVDTLCAAIEERGANALPIYCGSLRGAAEMQRMVGALSEERANGTRQERSRGEARTTEGRGAAEMQRMVGALSEERANGTRQLEGPDGGPGLYDLLGRADAIVATVLASGGTVPAEASAGGADEAWDVGALAELDVPVLQGLCLTSSRKAWLESDAALSPMDAAMQVAIPEFDGRLITVPFSFKEAGEGDVPVYVADPERAARVAGIAVRHAALRHKPNADKRLALVFTAYPTKHARVGNAVGLDTPASAVRLLEALRDAGYVTGEHPAGGDELIHRLIAAGGHDVEWLTEEQLAAAPARVPLADYQRWFATLDEDLRAGMLRHWGEPPGSLYVDGDDIVLASLQFGNVVVLIQPPRGFGENPIAIYHDPDMPPSHHYLATYRWLEHTFGADAIVHLGKHGTMEWLPGKGLGLSAGCAPDAVLGELPLVYPFIVNDPGEGTQAKRRGHATVVDHLVPPMARAETYGDLAKLEQLLDEYALVNDLDPAKAPAIRSQIWELVRAAELHHDLHVEEQPGDGDFNDFVLHVDGWLCEIKDVQIRDGLHILGGGPVNEARVNLVLAVLRSAQIWGGAGDALPGLRAALAAHFGLVEKELLAEPGAPAAVPPALTALAAGPARTASDAVDLLEQLARRLAETMEQRGWGAGAAAEAVREVLGGAEVPAAVRVLDFAATEVVPRLARTTDEIDHILRALRGGYVPAGPSGSPTRGLVNVLPTGRNFYSVDPKAIPSRLSWDVGTALADSLLARHLADNGGYPASVGLTVWGTSCMRTQGDDIAEILALLGCRPVWDDASRRVTGFEIVPAAELGRPRIDVTVRISGFFRDAFPHVVALVDDAVRAVAELDEPADVNYVRAHADEDTALHGDRRRATARIFGSKPGAYGAGLLPLIDARNWRSDADLAEVYAVWGGYAYGRGLDGRPARGDMEAAFRRIQVAAKNVDTREHDLVDADDYFQYHGGMVAMVRHLTGSSPEAYVGDSALTDQVRTRTLGEETHRVFRARVVNPRWMAAMRRHGYKGAFEMAATVDYLFGYDATAGVVDDWMYERLASEYVFDAENADFMRKSNPWALRGISERLLEAAERGLWAEPDAATLARLRETYLALEGDLEGDA
- a CDS encoding inorganic phosphate transporter translates to MEHMTLLIGIVIATALVFDFTNGFHDTANAMATTISTGALKPKTAVAMSAVLNLVGAFLSVEVAKTISGGIIDESAGIKPAMIFAALVGAIVWNMLTWLAGLPSSSSHALFGGLIGATLVAVGRHGVHGEAVVMKVLIPALAAPIVAGLAATLATRLSYRVGRDADPRSTAKGYRAGQIASASLVSLAHGTNDAQKTMGVITLALITGGVVAPHSDPPLWVIVSAGAAIALGTYIGGWRIIRTMGKGITDIQPQQGFAAQTGAAATILASSHLGFALSTTQVCSGSVMGAGLGRTGAVVRWSTAGRMVAAWALTLPAAGLVAAGAALLTDQGTWGVATVAVAGLAICASIRTAARRKPVTHANVNDEPAAEPQGAVTAAIAAVIPPPAGPLPATPAGPAAPTTATA
- a CDS encoding NAD(P)/FAD-dependent oxidoreductase, which encodes MATVNGGISFWYAGTGIPMPREPLPGDREADVVIVGGGYTGLWTAYYLKQAVPFLRITVLEARFCGYGASGRNGGWLYNGIAGRDRYARLHGHDAAVALQQAMNATVDEVVRVAAVEGVEADIQQGGVLEVAYSPAQLARLRAYHERETAFGEKDRVLLGAAESARRIRAAGTVGASWTPHGARVQPVKLLQGLAAAVERLGVTIHESTAVTEIRPKHAVTPYGTVRAPYVLRCTEGFTASVKGQRRTWLPMNSSMIVTEPLPPELWATIGWEGGETLGDMAHAYMYAQRTADGRIALGGRGVPYRFGSRTDNDGRTSDRTVAALREVLVRLFPATAGVAIDHAWSGVLGVPRDWCASVQLDRTTGLGWAGGYVGSGVATSNLAARTLRDLVRQDSGQGHGTELTALPWVGHRVRRWEPEPLRWAGVRGMYAAYRGADRRELTGRSAATDPVARYADRISGRH
- a CDS encoding cobyric acid synthase: MIAGTASDAGKSVVTAGVCRFLVRRGMRVAPFKGQNMSLNSFVTRDGAEIGRAQAMQAQAARVEPTALMNPVLLKPGSDRSSQVVLLGRAVGEMSARGYHGGRQGELLDVVADCLAELGRSYDAVICEGAGSPAEINLRRTDIVNMGLARRAGIPALVVGDIDRGGVFASFFGTTALLAPEDQALIAGYVVNKFRGDVTLLEPGLDMLRELTGRPTLGVLPYARGLGIDEEDGLRVRESDAGRPYGEDVLRVAVVALPLMSNFTDLDALAAEPGVAVRFTDRPEDVADADLVVLPGTRGTVKALEWLRARGLADAVRRRAAEGRPVLGICGGFQILAEHIEDDVESRAGTVPGLGLLPARIRFAAAKTLARPTGRAYGETVEGYEIHHGVAEVLGGDEDFLDGCRVGAVWGTHWHGSLESDGFRRAFLRRVAAAAGRRFVPSPDTDFGALREAQLDRLGDLVEEHLDTAALLRLIEDGAPAGLPFVPPGAP
- a CDS encoding cobalamin biosynthesis protein codes for the protein MRADRVYAYGAALGFLGDLVAGDPRRGHPVAAFGRAAGAVERRMWRDDRLSGAVYAALCAGAVAGAVALAGRAVRPNAALSAGLTAACTWSVLGGTSLAREARAVAAALDAGDVEAARARLPHLCGRDPQHLDADQIARAVVESVAENTSDAVVGALVWGAVGGLPGLAGFRAVNTLDAMVGHRSPRHLRFGWAAARLDDAAGWPGARLTAALAALASPHPMDALRTWRRDAAAHPSPNAGPVEAAFAGALRLRLGGTLSYAGRTEHRPVLGAGYPSPTPADIPRAIALSRRVSALSLALTVSAALLLPRLRPAAGGPVVPDPAGPALSVRPALPALPALRGEGVAPCTG